The genomic segment ATGGGTGCCTAAGACCTCTCTGTACCATTTTTGGAACTTATTGTGagtctataattatctcaaaggaaaaaaaatgtttggagagAAAATTCCTTTATGGATAACATGTAGCTTTGTCTTCCTATTTAATCTATAGGATTACCTCTGTTGTTTAAGGAGAATATTCAGTCCCTTAACCTTTTTATGTAATTAATGATAGATTAGTAGGATGTTGGTCTATCAATTGAGTATTTTTGACGTCTTTGTTCTCCTTGATTTtgtccctctgttctctctctcttatcttctTCCGATTACTGGGATATTTTTGTCAAAATTTgcattataatatatgtattataattaatGGCTTCACTGGTATTATCAATACACATCCAACTTAGGGTTGATGTTAATCCATTCTCCTTAAAATTTGGAAGGCTTGTAATCATATAGGTAGacctatttcttcctattctcaTAGTCTTTCTgctatattttttgtatgtatcaCATCCACATACAGTATAAACCCACAAGGCAATGTTACAGATTTTGCTTTAAGAAGTCACatcaatttcaaataaattaaaagacaatgtatttttttaagtacttacactgatatttatcttttctgatgttttgcattttccttgaaaaccacatttccttctggtatttcccttcagcctgaagaatttccttttatagttACTGTAGGGAATCTCTCCTAGAGAAAAATGCTTTCAATTTTCTTTGCCCTGAATATATGTTTATTCTATCTTCCCTTTTTAAAGGTATCTTTCCTGCAGATGGAATTTGGGTCTGTGGCAGTGTTATGGTTGTCTTCCTTCAGCTGCTGCAAGGTGTGTGCACAGTCACCTGACCTCTTTCAATTCTGAGGAGAAGCCAAATTCTATTTCCCTATCTCTggtcacagagacacacacacatgcccacgcTCATAGTGACTGAAATGGTCTCATGAGGACATTCATTAGCATCCTCGAAGCTCCCTGCATGATTGCTGCTCGCAGCTCCCATGGGAGTTTCTGCAGTGCGCTCCACCCACACCTCAGGAAGTCCACCCTCTTGGCTTCATGCTGTCCAGGGACATCACCACGGGGCATCGTGCAAGGAACCCTTGGAGCAGCAGGGGCGACGTTGGCAACCAGACTCATTTCCTAAGCTTCCAGGAGGCTTTGACACTGTGCAGGTGCCCAAGGAGGGAGGTCTGCACCTCCATGGCTTGGGCTGCAGTGTGAGCATTTCCTAGGGCCCTAAGGGGACAGTGGGTAATTACAGAATATCTGGGGACTTCGAATTCCCCGCGGGGACGCCACTTTGAAAACTGCTGGaccctgggctctgagctcaggtgAAAGATTTGGAGGAAGCTCAGGCAATGGTATTACAATCTCGAGGTTTTCCAGGAAATTTTCTTCCCACATGTATATGCAGCTCAGTCAAGGCTTTGGATAATAACAACACAATCACTGGCAGGGTGACACTGGTTGTGGGCACACCAGAAGGTGCCCTCACATGGACCAATATTTGAGCAATTACTGATGCCAAGTCAGTGAATTTGGTCTTGCCCTTTGCAGTCATCCTAAACACccacatttctaaaggaaatattcACTCACAGAAATAACACTTCTTTTTATAAGAGCATTGATGTGACTATGGTCAGACAATctaatatctcatttaatatcaTGAGTAGAAAAGATGCATTTAGGGAAGGCAAGTATCTCCTTGTCCTTCCGGTTTCCATCAAACTCATGGAGTCATGTTTGAAAGGATTAATGTTAAAATAGAATGCTGTTCTTGCTGAAATTTGTCAAGAGAAAATTATGTGTTATCAGATGAGTGTTAATTatgctcctcaaaaaaaaaaaagatgtattaacATGTTGCATCATTTCTCTTTCCAGAGTAATCCACAGACACATCCAAGTAACTAAACACTTGTCCTCTTCTGTAATATGTGTTAGATATGAGTTGTTTGCTCCATAATGTGGAACAACATTGTAGCAAAAGGTGATGGGGTAAGAAAACGTCTGGAAAACTATTTGTCTTTCCAATtcaacaatattattttatttgtgtgtgtgtttgtgtgtgtgtgtgtgtgtgtgtgtgtgtttgactgTGAGTGTTTCCCAGGGAGGAAGGTCTGCATGGAAGAAGGTCGGAGGCAGAAGGTCTACGTCTGAACTCCTGTTGTGATTCTGAGTCTGGGGTTGTGGATTTGCTCCCGAATGGGACCCTCTGTGCCCTGTGACCCTGGGTCAGGTGTTCAAAACTGCAGCTATTTCAGAAAACCATTCTTTTCCTCACCCTTCGATTCATGAGTTACACATCCAAGAAGACTGACTCCACACAAAGTATTCCAAATTTAATGATATCTATGTTGACACACATGTTAACTATCTCATGTGCTATTTAGATGAGTCCAGAAGGGGGTGGTTGTCCTATGTCTTCTGGAACGCTTGCTTTCACAGAACTGAAGCTCCAGTGTAGCTCGTGTGTGCTGACTGTCACAGCGATGGGGAAGGCTATGGGCCATGGTGCAAGCGCTCAGGAGGACaaaggatcaggctctgggccaggccaCGTGCAGACATGTTCATGACCAGGTTACTGGAAGACATTGTCGTGTTTGTCCAAATGGGGGCTCCTGTATTcgctttttctcttctcttggacaTGGAGCTATTCACCAGGAAGCAGCAGCCTTGCAGGCAGGACTTTCtaggagagagaggagtcaacATGCCTGTGCCAATGTCATTTTCAATGGATTTATTCACAGGCTAAGTCATTTGAAAACACGAGACAGTTACGTTTAAAAACTACCATGTACTGGGCCAAGACAGTCCTGCCTTAGTAGTTTCTGTGAAATCCGGTGCACAGTGGCAGGAAAGTCATCTCATCTCCTATTATGTGAAAGTGAATATGTTCATTGTGAGGAATGAGAAATTTCTAGGTGTATGATGGAGAGATAATGCAGGAGAGCTGGATGACAGGGAGGCTCTTCAGCGATAGATGGACACACAGTCGATGGAGAAATAGATAGGGAGTAACATTGCTCTTGAGAGCTATTCCTcagccctccttccctgcttggAAGGTCCTGGCCAGGGGTGTAGCAGGAGGACCCATTACTCGCAGGGCAATATTATCAGAAACTTACTGGCACTTAGAGGGTCACAACCTGATCTACTCTTTTCCAAACCAATATTTACCTCCCAGTAGGGCCTCCAGGCTTCCAATGAAAGCCATGGTTTCCCCAGGTGCAGGGGCTGCACAGGGGATGAGCAGGACTGCAGAGCATTGGAAGCACAGCACAGGAAGGATTTTTCACCTTTCCTCAGCAGGCAGTGTCCAGCTGTGGCAACATTAGAGTTGCAAGGTGGGAATACACGTCCCCAGACCTTCTGTCAATATTCATCGTGCCTCTGCAGCTCTAGCAAATGCACACCTGCCAGCCTGAGCAACTGCACAAAGTGGGGTCCTCCTGGAAGCCTAGGAAAAACTTGGGCTGCCCAGTGTAGTCCTCTACTGGCCTCAGCTCATGGTGCAAGGCTCCTTCCTGTGACCTCCCGTATGGAACGGAAACAGGTGGGTGGACTTGCTCAGGTGTGGGTAGCACAGGTGGGAGAAGGTCATCCAGGATACATGCCCTGTGAGGATAGGCCTTCCCACCCTTGGACCTCTGGGATCTTCATAGGCTTCCAAGAAGTAGGGAACATTTCTATTACTGCACACATCCCATGAGAGCCCAGGAAGCTGCATTTTCCTCAGAGGCCATGAGATAGCAATAGGGCAGTATTCATGGGATGAGGCCAGGGTCTGTGGCTCAAGGAACCAGACTGTGATCCGGGTCACATAATGATTGCCTGAGTGGGAGTTCCTTAGGGCTTGGGTATGGGAGAAGGATCCCACATCATGGCTTCTGTACTGCCCTCTGACTTTTAAAAGCCCAGTGTGCTCATGGAGGAGCTCCTCTACCCTCCACCTACAGGCAtctgcacagagagagggaacaccCTTAAACAGGTACCCTGGAGTGAGGAAAGAGCAGTCAGTTGTTtcccctaaaaaaagaaattctcttatCACGACTATGGAtgtgctttggtttggtttggtttggggtcATTTGATTTGGTTTCATTTGGTTTGGTTTCACATGCTGTTGTATGGTTTTATTTCCATGAGCCCACATCAGAGATTTGCCTGAgtatgagggacagagaaagagagagtcagagggaagCAACCGGTCCAGGGTCTCGAGCTATTGGACCACTACGTGCCCACTTGTCAAACACTGCCTCCTTGGGAAATCATCTGGAGGGTGAAAAATCTCCATGCCCAGGCCTCAGAAAAGACGTATCATGATCCAGCATTGAAGTGAGTTCGGGATATGTATAGAGGGCAACCGTCAACTCATCCCATTGCAGACCATGTGCGACCGCGGCCCCTTGTGGGGCACATGGAACCCACGCTGGATGCTCAGGGATCGATGTTGCCTGGGTAGTACTTCACGCAGAACACTGGGTGTGCAGGAGACCCTCAATGTCTACGTATCCCCTGAACCTATCAAGCTGCTGTCTCCTCTCAAGTAATTATGGCTGCAGGAATTAATATAACTATGGAGAGGTTCAGAAATGCTGAGcaataaaaaccccacaaaacaagaTCAAAAGAGAGCCTTGCACGCTATTCATcagtgctaatattttattaagggaaataaaactcTACACACAATTCTAAATTAACACTAAAGAATAAACGAACTGCAAGGGTTAAATGTCGACAATCACAGTTCCCACTAAGCTACTACCATTGACAGAAGAAAAACTCATCTCAGGAGAAAACACAATGTCCATTTGCAGGGCCCACAGGGGCTGTTCGAAGCTGAAAACCCAAATGCAGACATGTGTACGCCAATGAGAGCTTAAAGTCtgagtttctatttctattggaGTGACAAGTTCTCATTCGAAATTCCGTCCATTTCTAGGAGAATCTATTTGCTGAAGAGAAAATAGACATTCCAGAGGGAAGAGTAGCCTTTGCCACAGCACACGGATTTCCTTAAGATAACTGCAAGGTGTGTCTTTGGGGTTCAGTGTCTGTGCACGGTCCCAGCAGCATGAGAGGCAGCAGGCTGTGGACCCGGGAATTCCCATGCAAAGCAGCTGAGCAAGTGCTGATTCCCCACATGAGTCCAGGAGGGGCCACGTCCTGAGGTCCGCAGTCACCCCGTGAGGGtgcagtggggtggaggacaATGTCCGAGGCCAGGAGCTGGCTCATTCGCTCTCAGTGTCTTCTGAGGATGAGGACACCTGTAGGTCACTGTGGAGGACACTCCAGGggccacagacacaggctccGTCTGACatgtgggaggcaggagggccctgaacagggcctggcttctcgggaggaaggaatgagggagctgcGAGGAACAggagctccagcagcttctgtccaATCTGGTGAAAACCATTCTTGGGGGCTGAGTGGGGGCCTGCGCAGAGGGCAGCCGTGGGGGCTCGGTGCACGGCTGCAGTGTTCCCAGGTGAAgtgtggcaggtgtgggctgggggccctTGCTTGGCCGGAGGGCGGGTGTCTTCCTGGTCTGCGGGGGCCCGGCTGTGCATCCACGGGCACGTCTGCTTCCTGGAGGGCAAAGACTCCCTGAAATCCCCACAGGGGCTCCCTGGATGCTCCTGTGGGTGTGCTGGCTGGGGCTCCATTGCACTTTCtttcgggggtcctgggatctgtctaggggcatctgggcacaTTTCTTGCCTGGAGTCTGGAGGGGCATTTGGGAATTGTCTGCCAATGTGTTGCTGACAGTGGGACGGGTGTTCTCCTCAGGAATacttgggtggtgcctgggtgtgtcccagcccatggccctgggagccagcctggggacccTCGAAGGATACTCTCCAGGGCCTCTTGGCTCTCTGCTGCACAACCAGGCTATCAGCCCTGACACAGGGTTGGCGAGCCGGCTGAGGGGTGTCAGCGATCGGCACTTCCTGGGCACAGGAGGTCCACCAGGTGGGCTGAGGCTAACTTTAGGGCTTCTGAGACGAGATGTGGAATGGGACTGGACACTCACGACTAGGTTGTCTTCACGTGGTTCCATCAGCAGGGCAGGCTCTGGGATAGAAGGCCTCCTGGTGGTGTAGACGGGCATCGGCATGTGTGGATGCtgtgtgaaaagaaaaaacacaggacACCATGAGTTTGGCCTCGGCACCAAAGCAAAATGAACATTTGTGCAAGAAAGAGACCAACAAATTCCCAAGAACTCTGCAACCTCCCCAGACCAGGGAAAGACAGAAATGGCAACTGTTCACCTAGGAGTGGGGAATCCGGCTCCAGGGTGGTTCCAGAACAAATGCATGACAGGATGTTGATGCACTTTTGACATCAGAAGGTCCGGCGACACATCCATCCTTGCTCCATTGGACCGGCTCTTCCATCCACTCTGCTCTGGAGGCGATGGGAGTCCTGCTGCTGCAGAGTCATAGTGGGAGCTCCTGAGTGGGGATGGGTTGGGGGTAATCTGTCATGAAGGACTGAGGCCTGTTCTTCTCTGAGGATGGTATGTGCTCCAGGAGTGCCCGCCAATGACCTTCACATGTCAACCAGCCACTGTTCACACCATACAAAGCATCTTAGGCACCAAGGAAAAAATGGGTGCAAAGTCCACCCTGCTCAACTGCCACTGGTCAGAGAGGAAGTGGAGCCCCGCTTCCCCCAGGAGGCCCATGGAGCCCAGCGAGTCCCCAAGGGCACAGCCCGGGAAGCAGCGCACACTCACCCTCACATAGTCACAAGATTCCGTGTCTTCCTTCCAGGTGCGCTTCTGCCCCTCCCGGGGTCTCCTGGGGAATCTGTGGAGCAGGGCCTTCCTCTCCTCGGCTTCTTGCCTGCACCAGAAATCaaagcagggaaaggagaaggaactcccttccctggcttccagccGGACACCTGCTCGGGGTTTGGGCCAACCTGGTCCTTTCCCGCCTCAGCCACTCTacgcccacctctgcccctcgTCCTAACTACAGGGAGCTGAACAGGTCATCCAGGCAGTTTCTTACATGCAGAGTCAGAAAGGGTCTGCCTTGGCATGTGCCAAGCTCCATACATTCACTGGTGCAGGGACACTTGTCCAGCCACAAACCCCACACCAAATCAGCAGGGACAGCTCCATCACCCAAATGTGGACCCTGTTAGCCTGggagctcctctgcctgcctcgcccagcctggctctgcccgcAGCCGCCCTGCACACTGTGCATGCACACGGACTCGGGGTCTGTCATATCAGCCTTGGCGTTCGGGTCACCGAACCCATTCCTCACCTTCgtctccctgccttctccctctcagcctggtTCAACAGCACAGCCTGTTGCCGCTGGTCCTGCTGACTCCCTGGTTCCACATTCTCCTTCAGCctcctggagcccaaggcagggggaaggagggtTGCGCCCCAGTGTGTTACGGGGCATCTGGTGCTTGGTGCCTTGTGTTCAAGGTCCCACGGTCTTGTACAGGTAAAATGAGACATTGGATTTAGGATATTGACTCTTGTAGGAAAGGGAGTTTCAAAGGAATGTTTCCCAAAATCATTAAACCAGTGAGAGAATTCCTGTTGTGGTGGACCCGGGCCACACCTAGGCAGAAACTGGTATTCATCAAAACATTCACAATCTTTGTAGATTGGAATCATAGTCCAGAGAGATGGAAGTGTAGAAGCCAAGCAATGGATGCCATATTCCCAAATAATTGGTTTCAGCTACAAACATTCTGCTGGTGAGGAGAACGAGTTGCTATGTGATACCTGAGCTCCTTTAGGAAAGTGATCTTCCCTGTCCTAGAGCACTAACGTCTAACACTCCTTGGCTTGCTTGGGGTTACTCAAAGGAAAGGACATTCAAAAAGGTTTCCTCTGAACATAGAAACTCTGAACAAATTCTGTTGAGAAAGGTGCAGGGACAGTTAAGGAGGTTGAGAATAATCTGAAAGTTGCCTGTTGTGGGAGGCAAGAATAGGAGCTGGGCTGACCTGAATGGTCTCCCTCAGAGAGGGACCACACCCAAATCCCATAATCCAATCAGGCAATTAGAGTGGATTAGAGGACTTTGTGCCTTATCCCAGGGCCCAAAAGCCATAAAAGGTGGAGTTGAGGGTCATTATCTGCCATTTGGAAACTGGCACAGTGAGAGGAGCATCACTTTGAGACCCGAAGCTCCTGGTTGAATGTATCTTGTGGACACTGTTTCTGCAGACATGGAggctgcccacctccacccctcagaGGAGCCTCAGTTCAGCGCCTCTCCCAAACCCCAGTCATGCTGGTCAAGGAGAGGCGGTGCTGAAGTCCACGGAGGACCCTCTGTGCCCGAGACGACATCCCCTGCATCAAAGACGCTCTCCTCCCCGACTGACCCGTTGGCTCCCGCATCAGCAGGGCTGCCTCCCACCAAGACGCCTCTGAGTTGGAGGAGCCTTTCCCAGGTGGGAGCCGGGCTTCAGAACATGGGCAACACTTGCTATGTGAATGCGACCCTACAGTGTCTGACCTACACAGAGCCCCTCGCCAGCTACATGCTGTCCCAGCAGCACGGGACCACCTGTAGGAGGCAGACATCCTGCATGCTGTGTACCCTGCAGGCTCACCTGACGCGGGTTCTCTGCCATCCTGGACGTGTGCTCCGGCCCCTGCCACTCCTGCTCGCCGCCTTCCACAGACACAAGCAGGAAGATGCCCATGAGTATCTCATGTTCATTCTGGATGCAATGCAGCAAGCATGCTTGCCTGAGGACAAGCTCTCAGACCCTGAGTGTCCTCAGGACAGCACCCTCATCCAGCAACTCTTTGGGGGGTACTGGAGGTCTCAAATCCAGTGTCTCCACTGCCAAGGCATTTCGAGCACTCTGGAACCTTACCTGGACATCAGCCTGGACATCGGGGCTGCTCACAGCGTCAGCCAAGCTTTGGAGCAGTTGGTGAAGCCCGAACTGCTGGAAGGTGAAAATGCCTACCATTGTAGTAAGTGTCTGGAGAAGGTGCCTGCGTCCAAGGTGTTGACTTTGCACACTTCCCCGAAGGTCCTCATCCTGGTCTTGAGACGATTCTCAGACTTGACAGGCAACAAAATGACTAAGGAGGTGCAATATCCTGAGCGCCTTGACATGCAACACTACCTgtctgagcagagggcaggaccCTTGGTTTATGTGCTCTATGCCGTGCTGGTGCACGCTGGGAGGAGTTGCCACAGCGGACATTACTTCTGTTTCGTAAAGGCAGGAAATGGCCAGTGGTATAAAATGGATGATGCTAAGGTCAGCGCCTGTGATGTGACTTGCGCGCTGCGCCAACCTGCCTATGTCCTCTTTTATATGCAGAAGACTGATCTGGAGAGAGACCTTGGGAGGGAGTCAGTCGAGGAGGGAGGACTCGCATCTCCCGAGGCAGACCCCACGGTGGTGGGTGAGGCCTCAGGAGAGCCGGCAACCGATCCCTCCGTGAACCATCCTGAGTTGGAGGAGCGTGGGGAAGAGACCTCCAGACAACAAATGACATTAGACCAGTGGAGATGCCTCCAAGAATGCAACCGCCCTAAGCCTGAACTCAATGTCAACGGAAGAGAAATTGCTCTTCCTGCGAACGCAGTCATCCTTCACCACTCCAAATACAGACCTGAGATGCCGAAGAATCATCCTCAACAGACCGTCGACCTGCTCACCACTGCAGCTGGGATGCTCCCACCTCAGATGGCCGGGGACGTGGCCAAAGTCCCGCGTGTGCCAGGGAGAGCCCGACCTACCAAGAGGACGAGCAAGAAGGGACAGAGGTCTGGGGAAGCAGTCCAGGGATGTGTCTCCTAACTTTGGTGCACATGGgcgcacacacccacacacacagcgTCACTCACTCCAAACCCGAACACAGTCCCATACTGGAATTATTTTGTGTTGTGTGAAGTGTGTGTTCTGTATGTATGGAAGAACCATCTATCTGGTGTGTTCATGGGATATGGCCTTCAACTGAAACTAGAGGACACTGATATTTAAACCTGGGTCTTTGTCATGATCTTATATTGGGATAGTGTGGATTTCATATGGGGTCTATCCAGGAACCTGCCTCTCCTTAAGCCTCGGGGAGAGTGGGGGCCACTTGCAGGTAAGAGGCAGTGAGCAGTCAGGGTTGAGAGTGGATATGATGCTGAGGACCTGGGGTTGAAGTCAGTATGTTTGACCCTCTCCTCATGCTCCCCACTTCCCaatgcttttcttctatttatattgAAAGAATTTTGTCTGAACACATAAGTATGTGTTGGGTCTTGCTAGCGATGTGTCTTGGTCATTGCTTGGAAATTGTAGGAAGGAAATTAAGTGCTTACTTTTGGGGCAATAACTGCATCCAGCCTGATTGAACACAATGATTTTATTATGTTCCCATAACTCTCTCCCACATTAAGACTGAAGAGAAGCAAACTAACAAGGACTCTTATTCCAAAGGGAAATGCCCAGCCTCCCACTGAACATAACTTTTTACGACT from the Canis lupus familiaris isolate Mischka breed German Shepherd unplaced genomic scaffold, alternate assembly UU_Cfam_GSD_1.0 chrUn_S1562H1750, whole genome shotgun sequence genome contains:
- the LOC100688437 gene encoding ubiquitin carboxyl-terminal hydrolase 17-like protein 6 isoform X1, coding for MEAAHLHPSEEPQFSASPKPQSCWSRRGGAEVHGGPSVPETTSPASKTLSSPTDPLAPASAGLPPTKTPLSWRSLSQVGAGLQNMGNTCYVNATLQCLTYTEPLASYMLSQQHGTTCRRQTSCMLCTLQAHLTRVLCHPGRVLRPLPLLLAAFHRHKQEDAHEYLMFILDAMQQACLPEDKLSDPECPQDSTLIQQLFGGYWRSQIQCLHCQGISSTLEPYLDISLDIGAAHSVSQALEQLVKPELLEGENAYHCSKCLEKVPASKVLTLHTSPKVLILVLRRFSDLTGNKMTKEVQYPERLDMQHYLSEQRAGPLVYVLYAVLVHAGRSCHSGHYFCFVKAGNGQWYKMDDAKVSACDVTCALRQPAYVLFYMQKTDLERDLGRESVEEGGLASPEADPTVVGEASGEPATDPSVNHPELEERGEETSRQQMTLDQWRCLQECNRPKPELNVNGREIALPANAVILHHSKYRPEMPKNHPQQTVDLLTTAAGMLPPQMAGDVAKVPRVPGRARPTKRTSKKGQRSGEAVQGCVS